GGCAACGATCGCTTGCTCAAAAGACATCTTAGTACCATCAGCAAAACTGGTCACCATTTGCGGCGTTTGATCCCAGCGTTTGGCGAAAGCTTCCTGGGTAGTGGGGTTGCGATAATGGTCTTGCAGCCCTTTAATATTACCGCATAAAAGAGGAGTTAATCCAATACTTTTAACGAACCGATAAAGGTTCATTTGTACCCCTGGTTGATCGCCATCGCAAGCGGTGATAATCACGCCTGCGCGATCGGCATAAACTTTCAAAATTGGGCCGATCGTACCATCTAATTCGGCATTCATCAAGATAATATGTTTGCGATAGGATATCGCTTCCATCACGACTTTAGCGGCAAATTCGATCGTACCAGTGACTTCAATTAAAGCATCGATGCTTTCCGCTTGACACAACAACATCGCATCATCAGTTATCGCATATTTCCCTTGAGCGATCGCATCTTCTAAATTGGCAACGTTATTAACAATTTTAACTTCTTCAACTCCCGCTTCATCGTAAGCTCGCTTTGCTTTATCCAAATGTCGGTTAAAAATAGCTACCAGCTTCATTCCCGGCACTGAATTGATAATTTGGTTGGCAATGCCTCGACCCATAGCCCCAGCACCAATCATTGCTACTTTGATGGGGTTTCCTGCTTCTGCGCGTGCTTGCAGCGCTCGATCGACAATAATCATTTTTCTTCTCCTATAACCGATTCTAATAATGGCCAATTTGCATCTTTTAGCGAAATTTCACTCACCGAGAGCGGCCAATTTATATTAAGTACAGGATCGTCATAACGCAGACCTCGTTCGTATCCAGGAGTATAAAACTCGCTTACTTGATAGATTGCTTCAGCTCCATCTGTCAAAGCTTGATAGCCATTGGCAAACATTTCCGGTACATACAAAGCGCAGCGATTTTCATCTGTTAATTCTACCCCAATATGAGATAGATAGGTAGGAGATTCAGGTCGCATATCTACAATTACTTCATAAATAGCGCCTTTTGTACAGCGAATCAATTTTGCTTCTGTTACCGGAGGAATTTGATAGTGCAATCCTCGCAGCGTACCTTTGTTAGGGTTAAAAGATAAGTTCGTTTGGGCGATTGGTGGTTTCAATCCTCTCTCTTCAAAGTCCTTCGCGCAAAATATACGCGCAAAAAAGCCTCGCCGATCGGATATTTTTTCGATCTCGACTAAGAAAGCTCCTTTTAACTGCGTTTCCGTAAATTGCATAATTTAATTTACCGATAAAACAGACGGAGTAGTGATTAACGAGCGAGATAAAATCGGCTTTTCTTCTAAGCTGCGATAGCGTTTAATTTGGTCTTCCACAATCTCTCTTATATCCTGCTTATTGAGATAACTTTGGTAAAATTCTACTATCCATTCAAGGGTTTGCTCCAAGGATAATGCCGGTTGCCATCCCAATTTAGCTTTTGCTTTCGAGCAATCAAGTTTCAAGTAATTGTCTTCGTGGGGATGATGCGCTGCATCTAATTCCCAAATCGCTCCATTTCCCCATAATTTTGTTAGCTTTTCCACAATCCAAATTACAGGTTTGGCATCTTCTTCGTTAGGGCCAAAGTTCCAAGCTTCGGCATACTCTGGCCCATATTTCCATAAATGTTCGGCTACGCACAAATAACCGCTCAAAGGTTGCAAGACGTGCTGCCAAGGACGAGTGGCATGGGGGTTGCGAATTAAGACCGATCGCCCCATCATAAACGATCGCATAATATCCGGTATTAACCGATCTGCCGCCCAGTCACCGCCACCGATGACGTTACCTGCTCTGACACTTGCTATTGCTACCCGATGGCGATCGTAATTAGCAGCAGAAAAATAAGAATCTCGATAGGCAGCAATTACTATTTCCGCACAAGCTTTGCTACTGGAATAGGGGTCTCGACCTCCCAAAGTTTCATTTTCGCGATATCCCCAAACCCATTCTTTATTTTGATAGCATTTATCGCTAGTAATCGACACCACTGTTCGGACGCTGGGAGTATGGCGAACTGCTTCCAAAACGTTCACCGTTCCGATGATATTTGTTGTGTAAGTTTCCACCGGATACTGATAGGAATAACGCACCAACGGTTGAGCGGCTAGATGAAAAACAATTTCTGGTTGATGTTCTGCCATCACCGCTTGGAAATTTTCCAAGTCGCGAATATCTCCGACGATCGAAATCATTCCCCGCTCAACATTTGCCAGTTCAAACAAACTGGGTTGCGTCGGTGCTGGCAAGGAATATCCTATAGTTGTTGCTCCCAACTTTTGCAACCACAGGGATAGCCAACTACCTTTAAATCCCGTATGACCTGTAATTAAAACTTTTTTGCCATGCCAAAATGTATAATCCATTAATTCACCTGTTTATAACTAAAGATAATTCTTAGCTGCGAAATCTTTACCAGATTTTCCAGGGGGGATTTCCATTTTCCCAAAGATTTTCCAGGTAATTCTTATCCCTGAGAGTATCCATCGGTTGCCAAAATCCATCATGCCTGTAAGCTGATAACTGTTGGTGATGCGCGAGTTTCTGCATTGGTTCTTGTTCCCACACTGTTGCATCATCAGCAATGTAATCGATCGCTGCCGGTTCTACAACAAAATACCCCCCATTAATCCAGGCTCCATCTCCTTGTGGCTTTTCGTGAAAACTACTGATGATAGTTTGATCTTTTGCCAAAGAGATGGCTCCGAAACGTCCGGGTTGCTGAACGGCAGTCAAGGTTGCCAAGGTGCCCTGCTGTTTGTGGAATTCTATTACTTTAGTGATATTTACATCGCTGACTCCATCCCCGTAAGTTAAGCAAAAAGTTTCATTACCAATATGTTCTCTCACTCGCTTCAATCGTCCACCAGTCATGGTTTTTTCGCCTGTATCTACCAACGTGACCCGCCAAGGTTCGGCATAGCCTTTATGAATGTTCATTTGATTAAATCGCAAATCAAACGTGACATCGGACATCCGCATAAAATAGTTGGCAAAATACTCTTTGATCGTATAACCTTTGTAACCGCAACAAATAATAAAGTCGTTAATGCCATAAGCGGAATAAATCTTCATTATGTGCCAGAGAATTGGCTGTCCCCCAATTTCCACCATTGGTTTTGGCTTAATGATGGTTTCTTCGCTTAACCGAGTACCCAATCCCCCTGCTAATATCACTGTTTTCATTGGATTGCCCTTGTTATTATTAAATTTTTTTTATTAATATATTTGAATTTTTATTTGCTTTATCTTATATATCATTAATATATGGGATAAAGCAAGATGAAAATCTAAAAAATAGATTAAAAAAATATAAATTTTTGATGAAAATGCTTTTTTGTACCCTAGCTGAGATGTTTCGGAACTTTTATGCAAAT
The genomic region above belongs to Aerosakkonema funiforme FACHB-1375 and contains:
- a CDS encoding NAD(P)H-dependent oxidoreductase, whose translation is MIIVDRALQARAEAGNPIKVAMIGAGAMGRGIANQIINSVPGMKLVAIFNRHLDKAKRAYDEAGVEEVKIVNNVANLEDAIAQGKYAITDDAMLLCQAESIDALIEVTGTIEFAAKVVMEAISYRKHIILMNAELDGTIGPILKVYADRAGVIITACDGDQPGVQMNLYRFVKSIGLTPLLCGNIKGLQDHYRNPTTQEAFAKRWDQTPQMVTSFADGTKMSFEQAIVANGTGMRVAKRGMLGYEYSGHVDEMTNMYNVDQLKEWGGIVDYVLGAKPSPGVFIFATNDDPKHRHYLNLYKLGEGPLYSFYTPYHLCYFEVPISVARVVLFQDVILAPLGGPVVDVVAIAKTNLKAGETLDGIGGYLVYGQCENSDVVRRENLLPIGLAEGCRLKRDIPKDQVVSYNDVQLPTGRLCDRLRLEQNNYFLPVEKTLIKS
- the rfbC gene encoding dTDP-4-dehydrorhamnose 3,5-epimerase — its product is MQFTETQLKGAFLVEIEKISDRRGFFARIFCAKDFEERGLKPPIAQTNLSFNPNKGTLRGLHYQIPPVTEAKLIRCTKGAIYEVIVDMRPESPTYLSHIGVELTDENRCALYVPEMFANGYQALTDGAEAIYQVSEFYTPGYERGLRYDDPVLNINWPLSVSEISLKDANWPLLESVIGEEK
- the rfbG gene encoding CDP-glucose 4,6-dehydratase — encoded protein: MDYTFWHGKKVLITGHTGFKGSWLSLWLQKLGATTIGYSLPAPTQPSLFELANVERGMISIVGDIRDLENFQAVMAEHQPEIVFHLAAQPLVRYSYQYPVETYTTNIIGTVNVLEAVRHTPSVRTVVSITSDKCYQNKEWVWGYRENETLGGRDPYSSSKACAEIVIAAYRDSYFSAANYDRHRVAIASVRAGNVIGGGDWAADRLIPDIMRSFMMGRSVLIRNPHATRPWQHVLQPLSGYLCVAEHLWKYGPEYAEAWNFGPNEEDAKPVIWIVEKLTKLWGNGAIWELDAAHHPHEDNYLKLDCSKAKAKLGWQPALSLEQTLEWIVEFYQSYLNKQDIREIVEDQIKRYRSLEEKPILSRSLITTPSVLSVN
- the rfbF gene encoding glucose-1-phosphate cytidylyltransferase, coding for MKTVILAGGLGTRLSEETIIKPKPMVEIGGQPILWHIMKIYSAYGINDFIICCGYKGYTIKEYFANYFMRMSDVTFDLRFNQMNIHKGYAEPWRVTLVDTGEKTMTGGRLKRVREHIGNETFCLTYGDGVSDVNITKVIEFHKQQGTLATLTAVQQPGRFGAISLAKDQTIISSFHEKPQGDGAWINGGYFVVEPAAIDYIADDATVWEQEPMQKLAHHQQLSAYRHDGFWQPMDTLRDKNYLENLWENGNPPWKIW